Proteins encoded together in one Triticum dicoccoides isolate Atlit2015 ecotype Zavitan chromosome 7B, WEW_v2.0, whole genome shotgun sequence window:
- the LOC119338912 gene encoding uncharacterized protein LOC119338912, which produces MTTMMHRTSQIDYAMEAMRVGRGRGGRAAGHEGHDGCGRKQHGLKERRMWAGSEVGGDSLAGRQRAPVSASSMICCISVLLVKVYVGAIMVLGLLIILMFWIWGVAAGEGRRPMTGRRSRPSRSASRRFPVTGSLKLKTGHIVLVMSGWRYCGLMSLEQSDPSKIGVKILGDKGIVVVRSMSPASARHGVHSPKEQGFKGGQQASLDESISLLKQRTSKPNGISLSVLQMAIL; this is translated from the exons ATGACGACCATGATGCATCGGACATCCCAGATCGACTACGCCATGGAAGCCATGAGAGTTGGCCGAGGAAGAGGGGGCAGGGCCGCAGGCCATGAAGGGCACGACGGCTGCGGGCGGAAGCAGCATGGGTTGAAGGAGCGGCGGATGTGGGCAGGGTCGGAGGTTGGGGGAGACTCGTTGGCTGGGCGACAGCGAGCGCCGGTGAGTGCAA GTTCTATGATCTGTTGCATCTCTGTTCTCCTAGTTAAGGTTTATGTGGGTGCTATCATGGTGCTTGGTCTGCTGATCATTTTAATGTTCTGGATCTGGGGTGTGGCTGCAGGAGAGGGGAGGCGGCCAATGACAGGGAGAAGGAGCAGGCCATCGAGGAGTGCAAGCAGAAGG TTTCCGGTGACTGGAAGTCTGAAACTGAAGACAGGGCATATTGTTTTGGTTATGAGTGGTTGGAGATATTGTGGCTTGATGTCCCTAGAGCAGTCAGACCCTTCCAAGATAG GTGTTAAAATCCTAGGTGACAAGGGCATTGTGGTGGTGCGATCCATGTCTCCTGCGAGCGCTCGGCATGGCGTCCACAGCCCCAAAGAGCAGGGCTTCAAG GGTGGACAACAAGCTTCACTTGATGAAAGCATTTCCCTTCTAAAACAGA GAACATCAAAACCAAATGGGATTTCATTGAGTGTACTTCAGATGGCCATACT ATAG